GCAGATCAAGCGGTACGTGGCGATGCCGAGCGAGGAGGCCGTCACGGCGGTGGCCTTGTGGGTCGCGGCGACGCATCTGCAGCATGCGTGGCAGCACGCGCCGCGTCTGGCGATCGTCGCGCCGGAGAAGCGGTGCGGTAAGTCCCGCCTGCTGGACGTGGTCACCGAGACCGTGCACAACCGGCTGATCACGGTCAACGCCACCGCGGCGGCGATCTTCCGGTCAATCGACGGGGACGACCCGCCGACGCTCCTGGTCGATGAGGCCGACACCATGTTCAGCACCACCAAGGCCGCGGAGAAGAACGAGGAGGTGCGCGGCCTGATCAACGCCGGACACCAGCGCGGTCGCCCCACGCTCCGGGTGTCTGGGCCGGAGCACCAGGTGCAGGAGTTCCCCACCTTCGCGATGGCCGCGCTGGCTGGGATCGGCGACCTGCCGGACACGATCATGGACCGTGCGGTGGTCATCCGGATGCGCCGCCGCGCGGCGGGCGAGAAGGTGGCGTCCTTCCGCACCGGCCGGGACACCCCCGCCCTTAACGCGATTCGCGACCGCCTCCACGCCTGGCTCCAGCCGCTGTACGCGCAGGCCATGGAGATGGAGCCGCCGATGCCGGTCGAGGACCGCGCAGCCGACACGTGGGAGCCGCTGATCATCGTCGCCGACCTCGCCGGAGGCGACTGGCCGATGCTGGCCCGTACCGCGTGCCGCGCCATGACCGACTACGAGGCCGGCCAGGACGAGGAGGGCGGCCTGCGCACCCGCCTCCTGACCGGCATCCGCCGCGCCTTCACCGCCGTCGGCGACCCCGCCGTGCTGAGCACGAAGCACCTGCTGGAGTCCCTGAACGCGGACAGGGAAGCACCGTGGGCGGAGTACGGCGCCAACGGCCTGACCCCGCGTGGCCTGCAACTGCTCCTGAAGCCCTACGGCATCGGCTCGGCCAACCGCCGCTTCCCCGACGGCACCCAGGCCAAGGGCTTCGCGCGCAACCAATTCCTCGACACCTGGGCGCGCTACTGCCCCAAGCCGAAGGCTGCAGACGCGCCCACCTCAGCGGCCGACGGTCCGCTGCCCGGCACCGCAGCCTGACTCGACGCCACTCGCATCACTCGTCCCCGCGCAGGTCAGCGCGGGGACGAGTGAACAGCCCGCAACGAGTCGTCTCGACATCACCACGCCACTCGTACCTGTGCTGACCAGGCACGCGACGAGTGGTACGAGTCCCCGCACCCCACGGCGGCCACGCCCTGCCCACCTCTGCGCCGAGACCGCCACCCCAAGCCCACCTGGAGCACCCCGCTTGCTTGCACGCATCACCGCCCTGCTCGGCCGAACTGATTCGCATCAGCATCGCCCCGCTGCCGATCCTGGAAATGACCGCCGGGCAGGCGCACACGCCACCCTCGTCCTCGGCCTGATTGCCGTCGTCCTCATGGCCTTCCGGGTCTCGTGGAACGCGCTGTCCGACGTGGCCCGCGCCATCGGCGCCGATCCCACCGCCGCCCTGCTCTACCCGATCGTGGTCGACGGACTCATGGCCCTCGCGCTCATCGCCACGCTCGTGCTGACCGGCCCCGACCGGACATTCGCGCTACGGGTACTGGCGACCTACACCATCGCCAGCCTCCTGCTGAACTACGTCCACGGGCTCATACCGACCCTGCACACCGAGTCGACCCGGCTGGGTCGACTCACCAGCTGGGAGCCTGCGAACTGGGCCCTCGTACTGCTGGCCACGTCACTCCCAGTCGGGTCGATCTACTTCGGCTCGGACCTCGTGGCAAAGGTGCTGCACCACCAGCACGAGTCGGCCGACTCGGCCCAGTCGGTCAGCCGGCAACGAGAGGAATCCGCTGGCCATCGCGCCAGTGAGCAGGCCGCACCGCCGCTGGCCGACCAAGCCGAACCGGTCCCCGAGGAGCCGTCCGAGTCGACCTCCCTGAAGGTCGACGAGGCACACATGACGGGATCGACCGGAGCCGACGAGTCGGCCCTCACTGCCCGACCGCCCCGGTCGACCACCATGGCGAAGTCGACCGAAGCCACCCCGCACGAGACGACCGGTCGGCGTCTCACCAACACCGAGTCGACCACCGACCGGCGACGCACCGACGCCGAAGTGCTCGCTGAAGGCCGCCGCCTGACCGCCGACTGGAACGACGACCAGTTGACCGCCAAGCGCCTGCGCAGCGAACTGCGGATCGCCCAGACGCGCGCCGGCGCCGTGCGCGACCAACTGCGGGCCGAGCGCGCCAGTCGGCCCGAGCCTGTCGCGTACGACGGCTTCGGGGGCGAGCGTCTCGACATACCCGACGACGCCACCATCCAGCAGCAGAGTGCAGCCGCCGTAGCCCCCTCCGCCACCGCCTGACCCAGCGCTCGCACCGGTCGCCCCCTCCGTGCCGACCCGCAAGAGGGGGGCACCGTGCCCACATACAGCGAACACTCGCCCCCAGCACTCCACGGAGAAACAGCCCATGCACGACCCGCACCACGAACTCACCACCACCCAGCCGGAGATGATCACCGGCCTGAACAGCGCAGCAAGGTATCCCGCTGGACCGTCCACAGGCCGGTCCTACGGGGAAGCCTCCGCCCCGGGGGTGGCGGAGGCACTCGGGCACCAGGGGGTGCCCGAGGAGAAGCAGTCCGCCGACGCCGATCCCGCCGCGCCGTTGCCGCGTGCCGCCGACGTCGCCGCTCTGCACCGTGTCGCCCAACGTCGCAAGCCCGACCCGAGCGGCCGGCGCAAGGAGCGCGTCGATGTCCGCTACAGCGTTGAGGAGAGGGACGCCATCCTCGCCAAGGCCACGTCGCTGAACCTCAGCGGCGCCCACTACGTCGCCGCCGTCACCCTGGCCCACGTGGAAGGTGACCTCACCGTGCCCGGCCAGCGCACTCAGCTGGACGACTACATCGACGAGCTCAACGCCCTGCGCCAACAGGTCGCCCGCATTGGCCGCAACGT
The sequence above is drawn from the Streptomyces sp. NBC_01465 genome and encodes:
- a CDS encoding DUF3631 domain-containing protein, whose translation is MPSMTDAQPNTPSLPDDTASSPPLSEGAQIVDDLRAQIKRYVAMPSEEAVTAVALWVAATHLQHAWQHAPRLAIVAPEKRCGKSRLLDVVTETVHNRLITVNATAAAIFRSIDGDDPPTLLVDEADTMFSTTKAAEKNEEVRGLINAGHQRGRPTLRVSGPEHQVQEFPTFAMAALAGIGDLPDTIMDRAVVIRMRRRAAGEKVASFRTGRDTPALNAIRDRLHAWLQPLYAQAMEMEPPMPVEDRAADTWEPLIIVADLAGGDWPMLARTACRAMTDYEAGQDEEGGLRTRLLTGIRRAFTAVGDPAVLSTKHLLESLNADREAPWAEYGANGLTPRGLQLLLKPYGIGSANRRFPDGTQAKGFARNQFLDTWARYCPKPKAADAPTSAADGPLPGTAA
- a CDS encoding DUF2637 domain-containing protein codes for the protein MLARITALLGRTDSHQHRPAADPGNDRRAGAHATLVLGLIAVVLMAFRVSWNALSDVARAIGADPTAALLYPIVVDGLMALALIATLVLTGPDRTFALRVLATYTIASLLLNYVHGLIPTLHTESTRLGRLTSWEPANWALVLLATSLPVGSIYFGSDLVAKVLHHQHESADSAQSVSRQREESAGHRASEQAAPPLADQAEPVPEEPSESTSLKVDEAHMTGSTGADESALTARPPRSTTMAKSTEATPHETTGRRLTNTESTTDRRRTDAEVLAEGRRLTADWNDDQLTAKRLRSELRIAQTRAGAVRDQLRAERASRPEPVAYDGFGGERLDIPDDATIQQQSAAAVAPSATA
- a CDS encoding plasmid mobilization protein — its product is MHDPHHELTTTQPEMITGLNSAARYPAGPSTGRSYGEASAPGVAEALGHQGVPEEKQSADADPAAPLPRAADVAALHRVAQRRKPDPSGRRKERVDVRYSVEERDAILAKATSLNLSGAHYVAAVTLAHVEGDLTVPGQRTQLDDYIDELNALRQQVARIGRNVNQIATKLNSGGHPHPGDSALLAQTDRTLDAVGEAVRHIAAAANQAVSHKAAR